The following coding sequences lie in one Spinacia oleracea cultivar Varoflay chromosome 1, BTI_SOV_V1, whole genome shotgun sequence genomic window:
- the LOC130465767 gene encoding uncharacterized protein, producing the protein MADNNPSNNQKRKNVEEDDGLNLCLSLSSFATRTETTQIPTTTIHSTVNNEIQATVHATAHSTAHATVNNETQATVNNETQATVHSTVNNQIQATVNDEVKGETIRPPFPWAKDRRAKVHSMNYLVANRINTISGEVKCNKCEQVSTLNFNLREKFQEVDNFMQTEEHDMHNRV; encoded by the coding sequence ATGGCGGACAATAATCCATCCAACAACCAGAAGAGGAAGAACGTCGAAGAAGATGATGGTCTTAATCTttgtctttctctctcctcttttgccACCAGAACTGAAACAACCCAGATTCCGACGACCACCATCCATTCCACCGTCAACAACGAAATCCAAGCCACTGTGCATGCCACCGCCCATTCCACCGCCCATGCCACCGTCAACAACGAAACCCAAGCCACCGTCAACAACGAAACCCAAGCCACCGTCCATTCTACCGTCAACAACCAAATCCAAGCCACCGTCAACGATGAAGTGAAGGGTGAAACAATCCGACCACCATTCCCATGGGCGAAGGACCGACGTGCGAAAGTCCATTCGATGAACTATTTGGTTGCTAATCGAATAAACACAATTTCCGGTGAAGTGAAATGCAATAAATGTGAGCAAGTTTCGACCCTAAATTTTAACCTTCGCGAGAAGTTTCAAGAAGTTGATAATTTCATGCAGACGGAGGAACACGACATGCACAACCGTGTGTAG